A single window of Coturnix japonica isolate 7356 chromosome 17, Coturnix japonica 2.1, whole genome shotgun sequence DNA harbors:
- the DAB2IP gene encoding disabled homolog 2-interacting protein isoform X9, which produces MFPSQTTGASSCVGSGRSHLMPRLKESRSHESLLSPSSAVEALDLSMEEEVVIKPVHSSILGQDYCFEVTTSSGSKCFSCRSAAERDKWMENLRRAVHPNKDNSRRVENMLKLWIIEAKDLPAKKKYLCELCLDDVLYARTTCKLKTDNVFWGEHFEFNNLPSLKNITVHLYKETDKKKKKDKTNFIGQVNIPVSSVTGRQFVEKWYPVVSPNPGKGKSPGPMIRIKSRYQSMSILPMEMYKEFAEYITNNYMVLCSVLEPSLSVKNKEEMASALVHILQSTGKAKDFLTDLMMSEVDRCGENEHLIFRENTLATKAIEEYLKLVGQKYLQDALGEFIKALYESDENCEVDPSKCSSSDLPEHQSNLKMCCELAFCKIINSYCVFPRELKEVFASWRQECSNRGRPDISERLISASLFLRFLCPAIMSPSLFSLLQEYPDDRTARTLTLIAKVTQNLANFAKFGSKEEYMSFMNQFLEHEWTNMQRFLLEISNPETISNTAGFEGYIDLGRELSTLHSLLWEVISQLEQSTATKLGPLPRILRDVNSALSNPTCVQVSVTADHTASTPSAGNSISAGLQKMVIENDLSGLIDFTRLPSPTPENKDLFFVTRSAGAQPSPARSSSYSEANEPHVQMSNGSKSLSMVDLQDNRLLDGGASAPGAADSLNDSQSSLGQLQGVWAARTQQSGVSGVATVRRVGQTPTTPSGESAPGRPQLLAPLSFQNPVYQMAAGLPLSPRGLGDSGSECHSSLSSHSNSEELTANKLGFAGPAASEDFARRTGELARRQLSLSEKGGQPTVPRQNSAGPQRRIDQPPPPPPPPPVSRGRTPPSLLNTVQYQRPASGNIMSSSPDWPGSGARLRQQSSSSKGDSPEMKQRTMHKQAPSPVNPNALDRTAAWLLNMNMQFLEDESIDPDSKHRDKLRNKDELSQAEKYQQDLVVLQDKLRISNKKLEEYETRFKCQEETTQKLMLEYQARLEESEERLRRQQEDKEIQMKGIISRLMSVEEELKKDHAEMQAAVDSKQKIIDAQEKRIASLDAANARLMSALTQLKERYSMQTRNGISPTNPTKLQITENGEFRNSSNC; this is translated from the exons GTGACGACTTCATCAGGAAGTAAGTGCTTCTCGTGTCGTTCTGCAGCAGAGCGAGATAAATGGATGGAAAACCTGCGGCGTGCCGTGCACCCAAATAAG gaCAACAGCAGAAGGGTAGAGAATATGTTAAAGTTATGGATTATTGAAGCCAAGGACCTGCCAGCGAAGAAAAAGTACTTGTGTGAATTATGCCTGGATGACGTTCTTTATGCACGAACTACCTGTAAATTGAAAACTGATAATGTCTTCTGGGGGGAGCACTTTGAATTTAATAACCTCCCATCGCTCAAAAACATTACGGTGCACTTATACAAAGAGactgacaagaagaaaaagaaggacaAGACCAATTTCATTGGACAAGTGAACATCCCTGTCAGCTCAGTCACGGGACGGCAGTTTGTGGAGAAGTGGTACCCTGTGGTCAGCCCCAACCCTGGGAAGGGCAAATCCCCGGGGCCCATGATCCGCATCAAGTCACGCTACCAGAGCATGAGCATTCTTCCCATGGAGATGTACAAAGAGTTCGCCGAGTACATCACTAACAACTACatggtgctgtgctcagtgctggagccCTCGCTGAGTGTGAAGAACAAAGAGGAGATGGCATCTGCGCTGGTGCAcatcctgcagagcacaggcaaGGCCAAG GATTTCTTGACTGACCTGATGATGTCTGAAGTTGATCGCTGTGGTGAGAATGAGCATCTCATTTTCAGGGAGAACACACTGGCCACCAAAGCAATCGAGGAATACCTGAAGCTGGTGGGACAGAAATACCTGCAAGATGCCTTAG GGGAATTTATCAAGGCTCTCTATGAATCAGATGAAAACTGTGAGGTGGATCCCAGTAAGTGTTCATCCTCAGACCTCCCTGAACATCAGAGCAACCTGAAGATGTGCTGCGAGTTGGCCTTCTGCAAAATCATCAACTCCTACTG TGTCTTCCCAAGGGAGCTCAAAGAAGTTTTTGCCTCGTGGAGACAGGAGTGCAGCAACCGTGGCCGCCCAGACATCAGCGAGCGACTGATCAGTGCCTCCCTGTTCCTCCGCTTCCTCTGCCCAGCCATCATGTCTCCTTCCCTCTTCAGTCTCCTGCAGGAGTACCCGGACGACCGCACTGCGCGCACTTTGACCCTCATTGCCAAGGTCACCCAGAACCTGGCCAACTTCGCCAA GTTTGGCAGCAAAGAGGAATATATGTCATTTATGAATCAGTTTCTGGAACATGAGTGGACCAACATGCAGAGATTCTTACTGGAGATTTCCAATCCAGAAACCATCTCAAACACAGCTGGCTTTGAAGGCTACATTGACCTGGGCCGGGAACTGTCCACTTTGCACTCGCTGCTCTGGGAAGTCATTTCTCAGCTGGAGCAG AGCACTGCAACAAAACTTGGCCCTCTGCCGCGGATCCTGAGGGACGTCAACTCGGCACTCAGTAACCCAACCTGCGTGCAGGTCTCGGTCACAGCTGATCACACTGCATCCACTCCCAGTGCTGGCAACAGcatctctgcagggctgcagaaaaTGGTGATAGAAAATGACTTATCTGG TCTGATAGATTTCACACGGTTACCATCTCCAACCCCCGAAAACAAGGACTTGTTTTTTGTCACAAGGTCTGCCGGGGCCCAGCCCTCGCCCGCCCGAAGCTCCAGTTACTCAGAGGCCAATGAGCCCCACGTGCAGATGTCAAATGGCAGCAAGAGTTTGTCCATGGTGGACTTGCAGGACAATCGGCTGTTGGACGGCGGGGCCAGCGCGCCCGGCGCTGCCGACTCGCTCAATGACAGTCAGTCGTCgctggggcagctgcagggcgTGTGGGCCGCCCGGACTCAGCAGAGCGGGGTGAGCGGCGTGGCCACGGTGCGCCGCGTGGGACAGACACCCACCACGCCGAGCGGAGAGAGCGCCCCGGGCCGGCCGCAGCTGCTGGCCCCGCTGTCCTTCCAGAACCCCGTGTACCAGATGGCGGCCGGGCTGCCCCTCTCGCCCCGCGGCCTGGGCGACTCCGGCTCCGAGTGCCACAGCTCGCTCAGCTCGCACAGCAACAGCGAGGAGCTGACGGCCAACAAACTGGGCTtcgccggccccgccgccagCGAGGACTTCGCCCGGCGGACGGGGGAGCTGGCCCGACGGCAGCTGTCGCTGTCGGAGAAGGGCGGGCAGCCCACCGTGCCGCGGCAGAACAGCGCGGGGCCGCAGCGCCGCATCGACCagccgcccccgccgccgccgccgccgcccgtGAGCCGGGGCCGGACGCCGCCGTCGCTGCTGAACACCGTGCAGTACCAGCGGCCGGCCAGCGGAAACATCATGTCCTCCTCGCCGGACTGGCCCGGCAGCGGGGCCCGGCTCCGCCAGCAATCCTCCTCCTCCAAGGGAGACAGCCCCGAGATGAAGCAGCGCACCATGCACAAGCAG GCCCCTTCTCCTGTGAACCCCAATGCCCTGGACCGCACTGCTGCTTGGCTTTTGAATATGAACATGCAGTTTTTAGAAGATGAAAGCATTGACCCAGATTCCAAGCACAGGGATAAGCTCAGGAATAAGGACGAGCTCAGCCAAGCAGAAAAG TACCAGCAGGACCTGGTGGTGCTGCAGGACAAGTTGCGCATCTCCAACAAGAAGCTGGAGGAGTACGAGACACGCTTCAAATGCCAGGAGGAGACAACGCAGAAACTGATGCTGGAGtaccaggccaggctggaggagAGCGAGGAGCGGCTGCGGAGACAGCAGGAGGATAAGGAGATCCAGATGAAGGGCATCATCAGCAG GCTGATGTCAGTTGAGGAGGAGCTGAAGAAAGAccatgcagaaatgcaggcTGCTGTGGACTCCAAGCAGAAGATCATCGATGCACAG GAGAAACGCATTGCTTCATTGGATGCTGCCAACGCACGGTTAATGAGTGCCCTTACTCAGCTGAAAGAGAGGTACAGCATGCAGACACGTAATGGGATCTCCCCCACAAACCCAACTAAATTGCAGATTACAGAGAATGGAGAATTCAGAAACAGCAGTAATTGTTAA
- the DAB2IP gene encoding disabled homolog 2-interacting protein isoform X6: protein MVATGFLSRRLKGSIKRTKSQPKLDRNSSFRHILPGFRSVDNERSHLMPRLKESRSHESLLSPSSAVEALDLSMEEEVVIKPVHSSILGQDYCFEVTTSSGSKCFSCRSAAERDKWMENLRRAVHPNKDNSRRVENMLKLWIIEAKDLPAKKKYLCELCLDDVLYARTTCKLKTDNVFWGEHFEFNNLPSLKNITVHLYKETDKKKKKDKTNFIGQVNIPVSSVTGRQFVEKWYPVVSPNPGKGKSPGPMIRIKSRYQSMSILPMEMYKEFAEYITNNYMVLCSVLEPSLSVKNKEEMASALVHILQSTGKAKDFLTDLMMSEVDRCGENEHLIFRENTLATKAIEEYLKLVGQKYLQDALGEFIKALYESDENCEVDPSKCSSSDLPEHQSNLKMCCELAFCKIINSYCVFPRELKEVFASWRQECSNRGRPDISERLISASLFLRFLCPAIMSPSLFSLLQEYPDDRTARTLTLIAKVTQNLANFAKFGSKEEYMSFMNQFLEHEWTNMQRFLLEISNPETISNTAGFEGYIDLGRELSTLHSLLWEVISQLEQSTATKLGPLPRILRDVNSALSNPTCVQVSVTADHTASTPSAGNSISAGLQKMVIENDLSGLIDFTRLPSPTPENKDLFFVTRSAGAQPSPARSSSYSEANEPHVQMSNGSKSLSMVDLQDNRLLDGGASAPGAADSLNDSQSSLGQLQGVWAARTQQSGVSGVATVRRVGQTPTTPSGESAPGRPQLLAPLSFQNPVYQMAAGLPLSPRGLGDSGSECHSSLSSHSNSEELTANKLGFAGPAASEDFARRTGELARRQLSLSEKGGQPTVPRQNSAGPQRRIDQPPPPPPPPPVSRGRTPPSLLNTVQYQRPASGNIMSSSPDWPGSGARLRQQSSSSKGDSPEMKQRTMHKQAPSPVNPNALDRTAAWLLNMNMQFLEDESIDPDSKHRDKLRNKDELSQAEKYQQDLVVLQDKLRISNKKLEEYETRFKCQEETTQKLMLEYQARLEESEERLRRQQEDKEIQMKGIISRLMSVEEELKKDHAEMQAAVDSKQKIIDAQEKRIASLDAANARLMSALTQLKERYSMQTRNGISPTNPTKLQITENGEFRNSSNC, encoded by the exons GTGACGACTTCATCAGGAAGTAAGTGCTTCTCGTGTCGTTCTGCAGCAGAGCGAGATAAATGGATGGAAAACCTGCGGCGTGCCGTGCACCCAAATAAG gaCAACAGCAGAAGGGTAGAGAATATGTTAAAGTTATGGATTATTGAAGCCAAGGACCTGCCAGCGAAGAAAAAGTACTTGTGTGAATTATGCCTGGATGACGTTCTTTATGCACGAACTACCTGTAAATTGAAAACTGATAATGTCTTCTGGGGGGAGCACTTTGAATTTAATAACCTCCCATCGCTCAAAAACATTACGGTGCACTTATACAAAGAGactgacaagaagaaaaagaaggacaAGACCAATTTCATTGGACAAGTGAACATCCCTGTCAGCTCAGTCACGGGACGGCAGTTTGTGGAGAAGTGGTACCCTGTGGTCAGCCCCAACCCTGGGAAGGGCAAATCCCCGGGGCCCATGATCCGCATCAAGTCACGCTACCAGAGCATGAGCATTCTTCCCATGGAGATGTACAAAGAGTTCGCCGAGTACATCACTAACAACTACatggtgctgtgctcagtgctggagccCTCGCTGAGTGTGAAGAACAAAGAGGAGATGGCATCTGCGCTGGTGCAcatcctgcagagcacaggcaaGGCCAAG GATTTCTTGACTGACCTGATGATGTCTGAAGTTGATCGCTGTGGTGAGAATGAGCATCTCATTTTCAGGGAGAACACACTGGCCACCAAAGCAATCGAGGAATACCTGAAGCTGGTGGGACAGAAATACCTGCAAGATGCCTTAG GGGAATTTATCAAGGCTCTCTATGAATCAGATGAAAACTGTGAGGTGGATCCCAGTAAGTGTTCATCCTCAGACCTCCCTGAACATCAGAGCAACCTGAAGATGTGCTGCGAGTTGGCCTTCTGCAAAATCATCAACTCCTACTG TGTCTTCCCAAGGGAGCTCAAAGAAGTTTTTGCCTCGTGGAGACAGGAGTGCAGCAACCGTGGCCGCCCAGACATCAGCGAGCGACTGATCAGTGCCTCCCTGTTCCTCCGCTTCCTCTGCCCAGCCATCATGTCTCCTTCCCTCTTCAGTCTCCTGCAGGAGTACCCGGACGACCGCACTGCGCGCACTTTGACCCTCATTGCCAAGGTCACCCAGAACCTGGCCAACTTCGCCAA GTTTGGCAGCAAAGAGGAATATATGTCATTTATGAATCAGTTTCTGGAACATGAGTGGACCAACATGCAGAGATTCTTACTGGAGATTTCCAATCCAGAAACCATCTCAAACACAGCTGGCTTTGAAGGCTACATTGACCTGGGCCGGGAACTGTCCACTTTGCACTCGCTGCTCTGGGAAGTCATTTCTCAGCTGGAGCAG AGCACTGCAACAAAACTTGGCCCTCTGCCGCGGATCCTGAGGGACGTCAACTCGGCACTCAGTAACCCAACCTGCGTGCAGGTCTCGGTCACAGCTGATCACACTGCATCCACTCCCAGTGCTGGCAACAGcatctctgcagggctgcagaaaaTGGTGATAGAAAATGACTTATCTGG TCTGATAGATTTCACACGGTTACCATCTCCAACCCCCGAAAACAAGGACTTGTTTTTTGTCACAAGGTCTGCCGGGGCCCAGCCCTCGCCCGCCCGAAGCTCCAGTTACTCAGAGGCCAATGAGCCCCACGTGCAGATGTCAAATGGCAGCAAGAGTTTGTCCATGGTGGACTTGCAGGACAATCGGCTGTTGGACGGCGGGGCCAGCGCGCCCGGCGCTGCCGACTCGCTCAATGACAGTCAGTCGTCgctggggcagctgcagggcgTGTGGGCCGCCCGGACTCAGCAGAGCGGGGTGAGCGGCGTGGCCACGGTGCGCCGCGTGGGACAGACACCCACCACGCCGAGCGGAGAGAGCGCCCCGGGCCGGCCGCAGCTGCTGGCCCCGCTGTCCTTCCAGAACCCCGTGTACCAGATGGCGGCCGGGCTGCCCCTCTCGCCCCGCGGCCTGGGCGACTCCGGCTCCGAGTGCCACAGCTCGCTCAGCTCGCACAGCAACAGCGAGGAGCTGACGGCCAACAAACTGGGCTtcgccggccccgccgccagCGAGGACTTCGCCCGGCGGACGGGGGAGCTGGCCCGACGGCAGCTGTCGCTGTCGGAGAAGGGCGGGCAGCCCACCGTGCCGCGGCAGAACAGCGCGGGGCCGCAGCGCCGCATCGACCagccgcccccgccgccgccgccgccgcccgtGAGCCGGGGCCGGACGCCGCCGTCGCTGCTGAACACCGTGCAGTACCAGCGGCCGGCCAGCGGAAACATCATGTCCTCCTCGCCGGACTGGCCCGGCAGCGGGGCCCGGCTCCGCCAGCAATCCTCCTCCTCCAAGGGAGACAGCCCCGAGATGAAGCAGCGCACCATGCACAAGCAG GCCCCTTCTCCTGTGAACCCCAATGCCCTGGACCGCACTGCTGCTTGGCTTTTGAATATGAACATGCAGTTTTTAGAAGATGAAAGCATTGACCCAGATTCCAAGCACAGGGATAAGCTCAGGAATAAGGACGAGCTCAGCCAAGCAGAAAAG TACCAGCAGGACCTGGTGGTGCTGCAGGACAAGTTGCGCATCTCCAACAAGAAGCTGGAGGAGTACGAGACACGCTTCAAATGCCAGGAGGAGACAACGCAGAAACTGATGCTGGAGtaccaggccaggctggaggagAGCGAGGAGCGGCTGCGGAGACAGCAGGAGGATAAGGAGATCCAGATGAAGGGCATCATCAGCAG GCTGATGTCAGTTGAGGAGGAGCTGAAGAAAGAccatgcagaaatgcaggcTGCTGTGGACTCCAAGCAGAAGATCATCGATGCACAG GAGAAACGCATTGCTTCATTGGATGCTGCCAACGCACGGTTAATGAGTGCCCTTACTCAGCTGAAAGAGAGGTACAGCATGCAGACACGTAATGGGATCTCCCCCACAAACCCAACTAAATTGCAGATTACAGAGAATGGAGAATTCAGAAACAGCAGTAATTGTTAA
- the DAB2IP gene encoding disabled homolog 2-interacting protein isoform X7 — protein MYQKPDAGLMLVPYFIEALKSRSRTASLSLCLASASKGSHLMPRLKESRSHESLLSPSSAVEALDLSMEEEVVIKPVHSSILGQDYCFEVTTSSGSKCFSCRSAAERDKWMENLRRAVHPNKDNSRRVENMLKLWIIEAKDLPAKKKYLCELCLDDVLYARTTCKLKTDNVFWGEHFEFNNLPSLKNITVHLYKETDKKKKKDKTNFIGQVNIPVSSVTGRQFVEKWYPVVSPNPGKGKSPGPMIRIKSRYQSMSILPMEMYKEFAEYITNNYMVLCSVLEPSLSVKNKEEMASALVHILQSTGKAKDFLTDLMMSEVDRCGENEHLIFRENTLATKAIEEYLKLVGQKYLQDALGEFIKALYESDENCEVDPSKCSSSDLPEHQSNLKMCCELAFCKIINSYCVFPRELKEVFASWRQECSNRGRPDISERLISASLFLRFLCPAIMSPSLFSLLQEYPDDRTARTLTLIAKVTQNLANFAKFGSKEEYMSFMNQFLEHEWTNMQRFLLEISNPETISNTAGFEGYIDLGRELSTLHSLLWEVISQLEQSTATKLGPLPRILRDVNSALSNPTCVQVSVTADHTASTPSAGNSISAGLQKMVIENDLSGLIDFTRLPSPTPENKDLFFVTRSAGAQPSPARSSSYSEANEPHVQMSNGSKSLSMVDLQDNRLLDGGASAPGAADSLNDSQSSLGQLQGVWAARTQQSGVSGVATVRRVGQTPTTPSGESAPGRPQLLAPLSFQNPVYQMAAGLPLSPRGLGDSGSECHSSLSSHSNSEELTANKLGFAGPAASEDFARRTGELARRQLSLSEKGGQPTVPRQNSAGPQRRIDQPPPPPPPPPVSRGRTPPSLLNTVQYQRPASGNIMSSSPDWPGSGARLRQQSSSSKGDSPEMKQRTMHKQAPSPVNPNALDRTAAWLLNMNMQFLEDESIDPDSKHRDKLRNKDELSQAEKYQQDLVVLQDKLRISNKKLEEYETRFKCQEETTQKLMLEYQARLEESEERLRRQQEDKEIQMKGIISRLMSVEEELKKDHAEMQAAVDSKQKIIDAQEKRIASLDAANARLMSALTQLKERYSMQTRNGISPTNPTKLQITENGEFRNSSNC, from the exons GTGACGACTTCATCAGGAAGTAAGTGCTTCTCGTGTCGTTCTGCAGCAGAGCGAGATAAATGGATGGAAAACCTGCGGCGTGCCGTGCACCCAAATAAG gaCAACAGCAGAAGGGTAGAGAATATGTTAAAGTTATGGATTATTGAAGCCAAGGACCTGCCAGCGAAGAAAAAGTACTTGTGTGAATTATGCCTGGATGACGTTCTTTATGCACGAACTACCTGTAAATTGAAAACTGATAATGTCTTCTGGGGGGAGCACTTTGAATTTAATAACCTCCCATCGCTCAAAAACATTACGGTGCACTTATACAAAGAGactgacaagaagaaaaagaaggacaAGACCAATTTCATTGGACAAGTGAACATCCCTGTCAGCTCAGTCACGGGACGGCAGTTTGTGGAGAAGTGGTACCCTGTGGTCAGCCCCAACCCTGGGAAGGGCAAATCCCCGGGGCCCATGATCCGCATCAAGTCACGCTACCAGAGCATGAGCATTCTTCCCATGGAGATGTACAAAGAGTTCGCCGAGTACATCACTAACAACTACatggtgctgtgctcagtgctggagccCTCGCTGAGTGTGAAGAACAAAGAGGAGATGGCATCTGCGCTGGTGCAcatcctgcagagcacaggcaaGGCCAAG GATTTCTTGACTGACCTGATGATGTCTGAAGTTGATCGCTGTGGTGAGAATGAGCATCTCATTTTCAGGGAGAACACACTGGCCACCAAAGCAATCGAGGAATACCTGAAGCTGGTGGGACAGAAATACCTGCAAGATGCCTTAG GGGAATTTATCAAGGCTCTCTATGAATCAGATGAAAACTGTGAGGTGGATCCCAGTAAGTGTTCATCCTCAGACCTCCCTGAACATCAGAGCAACCTGAAGATGTGCTGCGAGTTGGCCTTCTGCAAAATCATCAACTCCTACTG TGTCTTCCCAAGGGAGCTCAAAGAAGTTTTTGCCTCGTGGAGACAGGAGTGCAGCAACCGTGGCCGCCCAGACATCAGCGAGCGACTGATCAGTGCCTCCCTGTTCCTCCGCTTCCTCTGCCCAGCCATCATGTCTCCTTCCCTCTTCAGTCTCCTGCAGGAGTACCCGGACGACCGCACTGCGCGCACTTTGACCCTCATTGCCAAGGTCACCCAGAACCTGGCCAACTTCGCCAA GTTTGGCAGCAAAGAGGAATATATGTCATTTATGAATCAGTTTCTGGAACATGAGTGGACCAACATGCAGAGATTCTTACTGGAGATTTCCAATCCAGAAACCATCTCAAACACAGCTGGCTTTGAAGGCTACATTGACCTGGGCCGGGAACTGTCCACTTTGCACTCGCTGCTCTGGGAAGTCATTTCTCAGCTGGAGCAG AGCACTGCAACAAAACTTGGCCCTCTGCCGCGGATCCTGAGGGACGTCAACTCGGCACTCAGTAACCCAACCTGCGTGCAGGTCTCGGTCACAGCTGATCACACTGCATCCACTCCCAGTGCTGGCAACAGcatctctgcagggctgcagaaaaTGGTGATAGAAAATGACTTATCTGG TCTGATAGATTTCACACGGTTACCATCTCCAACCCCCGAAAACAAGGACTTGTTTTTTGTCACAAGGTCTGCCGGGGCCCAGCCCTCGCCCGCCCGAAGCTCCAGTTACTCAGAGGCCAATGAGCCCCACGTGCAGATGTCAAATGGCAGCAAGAGTTTGTCCATGGTGGACTTGCAGGACAATCGGCTGTTGGACGGCGGGGCCAGCGCGCCCGGCGCTGCCGACTCGCTCAATGACAGTCAGTCGTCgctggggcagctgcagggcgTGTGGGCCGCCCGGACTCAGCAGAGCGGGGTGAGCGGCGTGGCCACGGTGCGCCGCGTGGGACAGACACCCACCACGCCGAGCGGAGAGAGCGCCCCGGGCCGGCCGCAGCTGCTGGCCCCGCTGTCCTTCCAGAACCCCGTGTACCAGATGGCGGCCGGGCTGCCCCTCTCGCCCCGCGGCCTGGGCGACTCCGGCTCCGAGTGCCACAGCTCGCTCAGCTCGCACAGCAACAGCGAGGAGCTGACGGCCAACAAACTGGGCTtcgccggccccgccgccagCGAGGACTTCGCCCGGCGGACGGGGGAGCTGGCCCGACGGCAGCTGTCGCTGTCGGAGAAGGGCGGGCAGCCCACCGTGCCGCGGCAGAACAGCGCGGGGCCGCAGCGCCGCATCGACCagccgcccccgccgccgccgccgccgcccgtGAGCCGGGGCCGGACGCCGCCGTCGCTGCTGAACACCGTGCAGTACCAGCGGCCGGCCAGCGGAAACATCATGTCCTCCTCGCCGGACTGGCCCGGCAGCGGGGCCCGGCTCCGCCAGCAATCCTCCTCCTCCAAGGGAGACAGCCCCGAGATGAAGCAGCGCACCATGCACAAGCAG GCCCCTTCTCCTGTGAACCCCAATGCCCTGGACCGCACTGCTGCTTGGCTTTTGAATATGAACATGCAGTTTTTAGAAGATGAAAGCATTGACCCAGATTCCAAGCACAGGGATAAGCTCAGGAATAAGGACGAGCTCAGCCAAGCAGAAAAG TACCAGCAGGACCTGGTGGTGCTGCAGGACAAGTTGCGCATCTCCAACAAGAAGCTGGAGGAGTACGAGACACGCTTCAAATGCCAGGAGGAGACAACGCAGAAACTGATGCTGGAGtaccaggccaggctggaggagAGCGAGGAGCGGCTGCGGAGACAGCAGGAGGATAAGGAGATCCAGATGAAGGGCATCATCAGCAG GCTGATGTCAGTTGAGGAGGAGCTGAAGAAAGAccatgcagaaatgcaggcTGCTGTGGACTCCAAGCAGAAGATCATCGATGCACAG GAGAAACGCATTGCTTCATTGGATGCTGCCAACGCACGGTTAATGAGTGCCCTTACTCAGCTGAAAGAGAGGTACAGCATGCAGACACGTAATGGGATCTCCCCCACAAACCCAACTAAATTGCAGATTACAGAGAATGGAGAATTCAGAAACAGCAGTAATTGTTAA